The nucleotide window CCCCATCCTCTAACTCTGACAATTGGGGCAGAAATGGCTAGAACGTCCCGTGAGTTTAAGCCGATGGAGGGGACTACCACAGACGCGACAAGGTTGCCCAGCGCGATTGTAAACCCAAGCGACTCCGGCATAGTTCCCATTAACACCGCTGACGTTGAGAAAATTGCTGAAGGTGCTTCCCCCGGCAGCGATCGCCGTTTGCAAAACTTCAATAATCTGGCTATGCAGTCGCTCAATTTCTGCCCCACTCAGGTGAGCACAGAGTTTGGTGGGCAAAATCCCACTCAGGAACAGACTTTCGTCGGCATAAATATTCCCCACCCCCGCCACAATGGTTTGGTCCAGGAGGGCGGTTTTAATCGCTTTTTGACGCTTGTGAAGTTGGCGCGTCAGGTATTCAACCGAAAATTCAGGGGAAAAGGGTTCCGGTCCTAATTTGGCTAATCCGGTGATGATTGAGGGGGTGGGGATATTTGGGGGGACCCACCACATTTGACCGAAGGTGCGTTGATCCACAAATCGCAATTCCCGATCGCCCTCGAAGAATAGGCGCACTCGGGTATGTTTTTGCAAGGGTTCCTCTCGCTGGACCCATAACAGTTGCCCGGTCATTCGCAGATGGACTCCTAAACTGCCTCGGTGAGCCCCATCGGAATCCGGTGATTGGGAGAGTTGCGCCACGAGATATTTACCTCGACGCTGCCAGGAGGCGATCGCGCATCCCTGGACTCCCGCCAAAAAATCTTTAGGTGAAACTGGGTGGCCGATGGTTCGCGTCAGCAAAACATCGCCACCCAGAATACTCGTACCGAGGGTTAATTGATTTAACCCTCGACACACTGTTTCAACTTCAGGAAGTTCCGGCACCCGTTAGCGTGCTTCAGTTCCTTGGTTGGGATCGCCTTCTACGGTACCGCTAGCACCGGCTTCCGGTTTGGCGGTCGTTTTGGTGCCTTTGGGACGGGCGTCGGTCCCGGTTGTGCGAGCAGCAGCCTTGGTTGTGGTGCCACCTTTGCCAGCAGAGGCTTTTCCAGCTTTGGGACCGGCGACTTCTTGGACTTCGTTCATCGCGAAGTTGTTGGTGTTGACTCCGGCATAGTTCACCTTGTCAAAGCGAACAATCACGGGATAGGTGATCCCGCTTTGGTCTACAGTGGCAACGGTGCCAACTTCTTGAAACCAGTACGACTCTTTACGCAGAATGCGAACTTGAGAACCACGTTGAACCATGTGTTTTTTTTTCCTTCTGATGAATTGAACGAAAAGTTTAAGTGGAATTGCTTCTCAGCGTACTACTCTAACGGGATACTCTGGAATGTTGCAATCTTTAAGTTTTATTAACTACTCGATCCAACGGACCCCGATAAAATGGGCGGAACGTCCCCACATATCTTGGGTCGGGGTGATTTCTTCGATGGCCAGATTATAGGGAATGGCGGTGGTGAGGTAGCGTTGAGCTAAAATGCCCAGGTCTGGGGTCACCTGCGAGGCAGCAGTTGCCGCGACTCCTAAACCCAAAAGTTGGGAGATGGGGTCTCGGGGAAGGACCATCGTGATTCCGAAAGCTAACCCGGCGGTGATCAACATTCCCACGGACAGATTGGTGCCACAACGGGGATGAAGGGCGAGGTCCCATTCTCCCCGGGTCAGGCGATCGTGGGCGACATGAACGGCACGACGCAGGTCCAGGAGGTTAACCTGACCATAGAGATAAAATCCGCGATCGGTGGACATCCCCCCCAATCCATCATTATCCAGCGATCGCCCCGGTTGGCTGGTTTCGGGGGCCCTCTCACCGGAGGTTTCGCTCAATACCCAAACGGTGGCGTGTTCCAAGGCATGAACCTGACGCACTGCCAGAGTTTCTTTCAATCCGGGAATAAAGGCGAGTTGTTGCAGCAGTTCGGCATCTCCTGTCGGATGCGGTGCAAAATCAAAGGGAAATGGATTCGCCTGGGAAGAAGTAGCAGTCATGAGGTTAAGTCTCCAAGGAGTTAGGGTGGGTTCAGGCTGAGAAATAGTTGGGTTGATTGGTTTTAATTTAACGAATTTGCCTACCCATTGCCCATCTTGAGGGCGATCGGCTATCCTCACCAAGACGCCGGTATCTGATTCCATCTCAGGGACCAGAAACCGGGTTTCTTGTCAAAATCTGTAGCAATTAACAGCAACTTGGGCCAGAAACCCGGTTTCTCACTCATGCGGTCTTGATGTCTTTGAGGCGATCGATATACTTATCTCCCTTGCAACTAAAATGTGCGACTGAGTGAAAAAGACCTTACCTCACTTATAAATCCAGCTTGGCGATCGCCTCTTTCAAGACGGTCGCCGACTGTTGCAGCAGATTTTCTTCATTAGGCGTCAAAGATAAATCCAACACCCGAGTCACCCCCTCACGATTCACCACCGCAGGCAAACTCAGACAGACATCATTGATGCCATTAACCCCATGAATAAAACTACTCACCGTTAACACCCGGTTTTGATTTCTCAACACCGCTTTCACAATATCCGTCACCCCCAACCCAATGGCATAAGAGGTCGCCCCTTTGCGCTTAATCACCTCATAAGCTGCATTTTTTACCTGGTCAAAAATTCCTTGCAATCGCTCTTGATTCGCTTCAGAACAGTCCTCAATTCCACCACTGCACAGATTCATCCCGGCAATATTCACCTTACTCCAAACCGGAACCTCACTATCCCCATGTTCCCCGATAATATAGGCATGAAAACTGCGCGGATCAATCTGTAATTGATTGGCCAACAAATATCGAAATCGGGCCGTATCCAGAACCGTCCCCGAACCGAAGACTCGGTTACAGGGAAACCCTGATAACTTCAGGGTGACATAAGTCATAATATCCACCGGATTGGTCACCAACAGCAGAATTGCATGAGGACAATATTGGACAATATCCGGAATCAATTTTTTGAAAATCTGCACATTGCGATTCAGCAAATCTAAGCGAGTTTCCCCGGGTTGTTGTTTTGCTCCAGCGGTTATAATGACGATATCTGGGTCATCACTTTCGGCCAAAGTACCAGAACGGATTCCCGTGGGGTCAAGGAAGGGGACACCGTGGAGTAAGTCCATGACTTCCCCCTGGAGTTTTTCTTGGTTGACATCTACCAAGAGCATCTCATCCAGGGTATTTTGGATTAACATGGAATAAGCACAAGCCATTCCCACTTGACCCGCACCAATAATCACGCCTTTGAGGGGACGACGATTGCTTTGGACGGTGCGATCGCGATCGGTAAATTCCGTAAATAACTGTTCAAACATCAAACGATTCCCTATGCTTATATTCACCTGTACTAGGATAAAGGGTAATTCGATATTCTGCAAAATTTTTAGACGGTTGGTTAAAGATTAAGTTAAATTCATCTAATATTTAATCATCCCTTAAACTCCACTCCTTCATAAAGTTCACCCAAAGACACCTCAAAATCAACAGATTTCAACCGGACCCTGGCTGCTTCCCCTTCCCATTCGGTTAACATCCAGTTATGCTCCTCAATTTTATAATATTGCATCACATAAAACCGAGTTTGGTCAATTAACAAATATTCCCGCATTTCCGGTATCGAGCGATAATACATAAATTTATCGCCTTGGTCATAATTTTGCGTAGACTTCGATAAAACCTCCGCAATCAGCAATGGATTCGTGACCGTAGTCGTTCCCGTATCCGTATAAATCGGTTCGCCGCCAATCACCATAACATCGGGATAGGTGTATTGACGATAGCGAGGAATCCACAACCGAATATCACCCATATAAATCCGATAGTTTTGTTTTCTGAGTTTCAGTTTGAGTAAAGCAGCTAAAGTTAACGCTAATTCATTATGATTGGTAGTTCCCCCCGGTATGGGGACAATTTCTCCATCGCGGTACTCGCTTTTATAATCAGATTGTTCTTCTAATTTCCGGTATTCTTCGGGAGTATAATATTTTTTATCGGTTTGAGTGAACATGATTTATGATTTCCCTTGATAAATTCCTAGAATCTGTTATCAAAAAAATACTGTTATTGTAACCGCCAAACCTTGATGCTGTTGTCACCATGATCAGTCCAAACGCCTCCACTGCCACTGACAAGAGTCCGTCCATCGGGACTGATAGCAAGAGATTCAACTGAGTCGGTATGCCCAGTGAGTGTATCAAGCAGTTCCCCGGTTTTTAAATTCCAAATTTTGTAACGAGGGGAACACATCCCAGGATGTGCCAAAAATATAAAATAAGCGATCGCCTGTTTGCAGACCCAACAACCCGGTTAGGGCAACAGTTACGGCACCGAAAAGGACTGAGGATTCGGTTCATCGATACATCCCCCTTGTTCCGTAGCGGTGGGGACGAAATTTGGCAGCACCTGCGGAAGTAACAACTTCTCTGAAATCCACCCAATATTACTCGGACGGACCCCGACAAGGGGTGGCGCGGCTGGTGCTGGCTCCTCGGTTACGGGTTCCGAGGCCCCTTCACCCGGAGAAACCGGACCCGTTGCAGTCCCTGGCGATTCCACCGGGTCTGGGGTCGAGCAAACTTGGACCTGAACCCAGGCATCTGTGTCGCTTGCTGCTGGGGGTTTACCCATCACCAACAGAACACTGCCACTGGGGATAAATCCCAGTTGATTTCCAGGGATAGCCTCCCCTTGCTGCCTCAACAAGATTAACTCCCCATCCTCTGGCCCTTGAGTGGTGAAAGAACGCCTCAGTTGCAGGTACTGGCCAGGTTCGATCGTGGCCCCTTCGGTAATATCCGGAGTCAGGAGGGGGTCGGTATAGGGATCCGTGGGGTTCGAGTATTCCCGGTTTGAATATTCCCGATCCGGCGATCCCCAACGGGTTATTACTGACCCTGCCTGGGTTATTACTAACCCTACACCGCCTAGCAGGAGAATTGCCGCTAAAATTCGCAAAACGGGGGGCGGTTGTGGTTTCGATTGGTGCTGTTGTGCTGGGAATTGTGGTTGGAATTGTGGTTTTGGTAGCAATTTAGTCTGTTGTATTGGGGTCAGTTTTTTCTGTAAATCCCTCAACAGATCCCCTGCGTTTTGATAGCGGTTCTGACTTTCTTTTTGCAGTAAATTGTCAAACACCTGCTGCAATTGTTCACTCAGCGGTTGCAGTAAATGTTCTCGCCAAGAGTCAACCCAACCATAGCCCTGATCCAAAAATAACGCAAAAGGGTCATTGCCCGTTAGTAAATAAAAACAAGTCACGCCCAAACTATATAAATCACTGGCCGGATACGCTTCTCCCCGTTTCATTTGCTCAAAAGGGGAATATCCATTCGTGCCGATTTGCGTTCCTTGCCCTGCCACCACCGTTGATTTTAATTGCTTAGAAGCCCCGAAATCAATTAACACATATTTGCCATCAGATTTGCGCTGCATGATATTCGGGGGTTTGATATCCCGATGAATTACACCCCGTTGATGGATGAATTCCAGAACCGGCAATAATTGCTCTAATAATTCTCTGACTTGAGTTTCTTTCCAGGTTCCCTGCTGGCATTTATGCAAGGGTTCCCCTTCGATATATTGCTGGACTAAATATAAATATCCATCTTGCTCAAAATAGGCATAAAGGGTGGGAATTTGCGGATGTTCTCCCAGTTGTTGCAGTTGTCTTGCTTCTTGTTCAAATAACTCTTTTGCTTTCTGGAGTGCGCTGGTTCCTTGGACTTGGGGGGCGAGTTGTTTAATCACGCACTTTTCGTGCAATTTGTCAATGTCTTCGGCCAGATAAGTTCTCCCAAATCCGCCTTCGTTGGAGAGGAGTTGGCGGGGGTAGTAATGACTTCGCAACACCACCAAAGGATTGCCACAACTTTGGCAGAATTTGATGCCGTCAGGGTTCTGAGGATTCGGGCAACTGGGATTTAGGCAGCAGTGCATACTCGCGCTTTGGGGGAGAAGGAGTGGTTGCGGCGACGAATCGCAGGGGTTTTATTATTATAGGCGGATGCAGTGCCTGGGGGGTCACCTTCTATAACAATCTTAATCTTCTCGGTGATTTTCTGCTGGGGACAGGTTGGGTGACTGCCTTGCTCCTAAATTCGGTTGGGGTGCCAGGTTTTTGTCCATTCTTAAATCCCACTTTTTTAACTCTCCTCATTACTATTTTGACCGGGTAGATCTAACGCGATTAGTAAAGCAGAATTCAGTTTAGCAAGAGTGGCCTCTGAAAGATTGCCGATCCTTCGCAATAAACGAGTTTTTGCCAAGACCCTGACCTGATCTGCTTTCACGATTGAATCTCTCTCTAACCCTCCATCAGGAGCTTTAATTAAAACCTGAGTGGCAAAAACTCGCTTGGATGCATGATAACTGGTACAAGGAACTGCCAACAGAACTGGACTGTGAGTATTAATCGCATCCCGACTGACAATAATCACTGGACGATTCCCCCCTTGTTCAGAACCTTCTACAGGATCCAGACGAGCCAGATATACCTCTCCTCTTTTCATTATTCCGACTCCGCCAATTGCAACGCCTCCCAAGACGCTGTAGCAAATTCAGCCTCCATTTGTAAGACTTCCGCTTGATATTCAGGATCCTGTGCCATCTCTGCAAGTTCTGCATCAATTTCTGCTCGTTTCAATGCCGCTAATTCCCGACGAATCGCCTGCATAATAAATTCATCGCGGCTTTTGGCTTTTCCTTGTTGCACTGCTTTATCCGTTGCTTCTAGCAAATTTGCAGGAAGACGGATTTGTGTTTTAATGGTAGGACTAGACATGGACCTTCCTCCTAAGCTATCTATTTAGTTTAAGTCATTGAACCGAGCAGTGCCCAGGGGAGGGATTAGTAGCGGGCGGTATCCTGAAACAATCGACCGTTTCTCCACTTTCCTAGCGAGCAAGATGTGATGCCTCCGGCACGCTTCGCGAACGCACTCCAAATCTGTAACCCTGAGTCCACCGAATCGATATTTTCAGCATTCTCTCTCCCAAATCTCTCTTTTAAACCCTCGCTACCACGGCAGTTTGTTGTCGATATCGATAATAAGCGGCACAAGCTCCTTCCGATGAAACCATTGGTGCACCGAGGGGATGTTCTGGAGTGCAGCGTTTGCCAAAGGCTGCACAATCATGAGGTTTCTTAACACCTTGCAGGATTAATCCACTCATACAGTCGGGGGATTCTTCGCTTTGAATTCCAGTTAAATCAAATCGATTTTCTGCATTGAATTGAGCATATTTTGGTTTTAAACTTAATCCGCTTTGGGCAATTTCGCCAATGCCTCGCCATTGTCTAGGGACGATTTCAAAGACTTCTTTGAGGATGTTTTGGGCGGGTTGGTTGCCCTCTTTTCTAACGGAACGACTATATTGATTCTCGACTTGTGCTTGTCCGGATTCGAGTTGTTTAATGCACAGATAAATCCCTTGTAAAATATCAACGGGTTCAAATCCGGTGACGATGATGGGGACTTGATATTTGGGGGCGATCGCCTCGTATTCGGTATATCCCATAATGGTGCAAACATGACCCGCCGCTAAAAATCCTTGCACTTTGCGGTGGGGTGCCGATAAAATCGCTTCCATTGCTGGAGGGACTAAAACATGGGACACTAACATGGAAAAGTTCGGGATGTTTTGTTGCGCTGCCTGATAGACTGCCATCGCCGTTGCCGGTGCAGTGGTTTCAAATCCCACGCCGAAAAATACGACTTGTTTATTAGGATTCTCTTGGGCAATTTTTAGGCAATCTACGGGGGAATAAACGATGCGAATATCGCCGCCAGTTGCTTTAATACTGAGCAAGTCTTGAGTGGTGCCAGGAACGCGCAACATATCCCCAAAGGAACAGAAAATGACATCGGGATGGGAGGCAATGGCGATCGCCTGATCAATGAGAGCAATGGGAGTCACGCAAACGGGACAACCGGGACCGTGAATTAAAGTAATGTTATCTGGGAGTAGTTCATCAATGCCAAATTTGACGATCGCATGGGTTTGACCCCCACAAATTTCCATAATCGTCCAGGGACGAGTTGTAATCTGCGCGATCGCCTTGGCGCAATCTTGAGCCGTTGTAGCATCGCGATATTCATCTACAAATTTCATAATTTGTCTTATGTTGTTTGTCTTATGTTGTTTGTCTTATGTCTTTTGTCCTGGGTTGATGGGGAGATGGGGGAGATATTCAATGTCCCGACGTCAGTCGTTATCTTCCCCTGTTCGTAGTAACGACTTGCTGTCGTTACCGCGTTACTTGGCATCCGCCAAGTAACGCCCATGTCAGGCTTAAGCTCCAGGCCCCAATCTGACAGGCTGTAGACCCTCCGATTGCTCGTGTTATGGCATCCGCCATAACACGAGAGAAACGACTGAAGTCGTTACTACGAACCAGGAGGACAGCTTACACACGAGTTACCAGAACGACTCTAATCTCCCTATCCTCCCTACTGTCTAACTCACAGCAGTTGGAGTGGCAGGAACGTTGCTACCGTTGTACTCTACGGAATGTGAGGCATCTCCCACATAAATCCCGAGTGCGCGGGCGGTTTGTACCATGAATCCATTCGGATCAACCGGGGAGGCACAGCGTTTTTCTTGGTGGCACTGTCGGACGAGTTGAATCACTAAGTCTAAGGGTTTGCTTTCGACTTTCCCGCCTTCCCAGACCACTAAGCGGTTATAATGACCTTGTTCGATTAACTCAACCGCTTTGATGCCAAAGGCGGTGGCTAGGATGCGATCGAAGGAGGATGGGGTCCCGCTACGCTGTAAGTGACCTAGAACCGTTACCCGAGTGTCGATTTCGTCTAAACCGCAAAATTCCGGGCGATCGAGGGAACAAAGTTTCTGGCTATAGAGTTTAATCTGTTGCGCGAGATAGTCGCCGATATTGCGATGTTGTCGGCGATCTTCATGTTTGACCCCTTCCGCAACAACCACTAGGGCAAATTTCCGCTTATCCTGACGCAGGGAGGCAATTTTATCGCAGATCTGGGCGATCGCCTTTTCGTCAAGCAGAGGAGTCAGTTCCGGAATTAAAATCACATCGGCACCCCCAGCAATTCCCGCGTGGAGTGCCAAATGTCCCGCATCCCGTCCCATCACTTCCGCTACCATGACTCGTTCATGACTTGCCGCAGTAAAGGTGAGGTTGTACAGCGCTTCGGTAACGGTATCCACAGCAGTCTGGAATCCAACTGCACGTTCCGTAAAGGGGACATCGTTATCGATGGTTTTGGGAACCCCGATCATATTCCAATTGCCTTTGACCGCCAAATCATAGATAATGTCCAAGCTACCATCGCCCCCGATCGCCACCAAGCCATCGAGTTCTAAGCGTTTATAACCTTCTAAAATCTGTTGTGCAACTTCCGGTTTTTCGGTATTCCCTTTGCTCAGACTTCCTAGAACGCTGCCACTGAGAAATTGCAGCACGTCAAGACCCTGTAACAATCCCGGGATATCATACCCATGCTCATTCAATTTCATGTCCTCCGGTTGGCGGGTTCCGTTGGCAACATCGATGAATCCGTCGGTGCCGTAGGGAATGCCATAGACTTCCCATCCCTTGCGGGAGGAGCATTTGACCACCGCTCTAATTACGGCGTTCAGTCCGGGACAGTCCCCGCCACTGGTCAGAATACCAATTCTTTTTTTTGGGTGTGTCATAGTGCGTTTACCTGTTCACTCTCCTAATTTATTCCGAACTCCCTGCCCTTAAAAAGTAACCGCGATCGCTTTTTTATTTTCACTTTATGTTTGCCCTTCAATTTTAGCAAATTGCCCTCGTTTCTTGAGTGAGCTATTACGGGGATTTGAGGCAGAACCTAGGGTGCGGTCTTTCAGTAAAGCAAGGGTCTCTCTTGAGCGAAAAAAGTTGGATCGTGGGGAAGACGCCTGCACTGCACAATCTTTCACCACTTATTTTGATGAGTGCGCCATTGAGGTTAACTCCTTGACCCATCTAGTCTAGGCTGCTTTCCCCCAATATTCCCCTCTTTTATGTGATTTTTTCGCTCTCTTGTAAATTCTATAACAGTTTTTCCGATACCCGCTTAAATACAGATTTTTTTTATAAATTTACGCCAGAGGAATTTTATGCTATGCTTGAAGATCTAGTTTAAAAATGTTGAGAATTCTTGACGATTGTCAAGGGGAAAACACCCCAGGGCCTCACCATCACCGCAATTTACCCCTTTTCTTGTCTCTCCCTAACTCCCGCTCCACTCTCCAAGGCGCGGAAAACTCCCCGGGGCAGCAGCAAGCCTAGCTGATTATATACTATCCCCAGGTGTTCACCCAGGATTTACCTATTGCCTCTATCGGTTGTTAGCCCAATTCGCTTTACCCCCGAGATGATATTTGTTACCCATCCCTCACTTTTGGCCGAGTTCTCTGCGGAAAAATTAACTGAATCCAGGACAATCCAGGACGCTCCCGAGGGTTTCCTTCCGAGGATAGCTCCTTTCCCCCCGATTTCAACTGTTCTGGTACTATAATAAGTCGTTTTGCTCTATTTATTCTCCCTGAGACATGAACCCTATCAATACTCCCCTTACTGAACAACTAGCGGAACTCACGAATCGATTATTTTGGCTGAGTGAGTCGGAGTTTCCCTTCCAGGTTATTACCTGGGATACGAATAGGGTAACCATTGAGCAACTGCTAAAACTCACTTATCACCCGCCAAACACCCCGGTTCAAACCCTCACGATTGATGAATTCTTCGCGCCTGCATTATCAGGAATCGGCAGTTTTAGTTTTCTTTTAGATCAAACCCTCATCGGCAGATATCGGACCCTCTATAATTACCTCACTTATTACTTGCACAATATCAAAGTGTATCAAGTTGGCACCTATCCCCTGTATGTTTATATCATGGGCCTCACTCGCGACGAAAATTTAGCGGGGATCGCTACCCAAGTCATCGAAACTATCCCCCAATCGTCCAGAATTCACCCCTAATAAAGGGAGAAAGGGAGTTAATCTGAAAAATGCATTTCAACTGGATCATTTTAGCGAAGCTCGATTGCTCGCTCTCCTTTAGACAGGCAACAGCTTACAACTTTACAACTCCCCCATCCTCCCCATCTCCCCCATCCTCCCCATCTCCCCGATCCCAATCTATTCCGATCGCTCTTGTTGCAACAACTCCTCTTTAGACTCCCCCCAGTAAGCGCTATAGGTCCAGGTTTCCCGGTTACCGCTGGTTTCTAAAGACCAACGAAAGATGGCTGATTTCGGATTAACTCCGACTTCAATCAGCTTGGCACCCATATAGTATTCCATCTGGCGTTTTTTCAAATCTTTAAATGCTGGGGGTTTTCGACTATCCCAGCTTTGAGACATTTGTGCTTTGGTCGGCCTTGCCATTTTCCTTCTCCGATTCTCTTGTGGTACGGGTATCCTACCCTTAATTTAGAATACCAATCTTTCTATTCTTAGCACGACAACGGGACTGTTTTAAAGCTTACTCAGTTTGGAATCACCCATGCAACCCCTAGTTTTATACAAATTCCCCCTTGGCAACAGCGATCGCCTTACCGCCAACGGATACAGAAATCTCGCCGTTCTCTTTATGCGCCTTCAATAATAACAGCGACGGTCTCCCCATTTCATATCCCTGTTCCACTCGCAAATCAATCCCACCCTCCCCAAAATATCCATACTCCACGAGATATCCCGCCAAGCACCCATTCGCACTCCCAGTTGCCGGGTCCTCGGGTACCCCTAAATAATCCCCAAACATTCGGGCACTGAGATCATTTTCCGGTTTGTTCGTCTCGGGACAAAACAGAAAAATACATTTCGCCTCAGTTCCCTCAATTAATTTAAAATACTTATCTCGATTGACTTTGGCCTTTTTTAATGCTGCATGAGTTTTCAACGGCACAATTAGAAAAGGAATCCCCGTCGAAACCTCTCGAATCGGAAACCGCAAATCCAGATCCCCAACTTCTAAATTTAAAACCTCTGCCACAGGTTCCCCATCAATTGTCTGATGAAACGTCGGCGGTTTTTGCTGCATCCATAAAATATCCAGAGTCTCTTGTTGATAGTGCAAGGTCACTGGAATTTGCCCGATCGCCAGATTCAAATTAACCCGTTCTACCGGCTGTTGAATTATCTCTCGCTGAATAATAAAAGCAGTCCCTAAAGTCGGATGACCGGCAAAAGGTACTTCTTGGGCCGGAGTAAAAATTCTGACATCATATCCCCCTTCTCGTTGGTCCGAGGACAGCACAAAAGTAGTCTCGGAATAATTCATTTCTTTAGCAATTTGCTGCATCTGCTCCCCAGTCAGGCCCTGGGTTCCAGTAAATACAGCCAACTGATTGCCCTGGTATTTTTCTTCTGCGAAAACATCAACAATGTAAAAATTAATCTTGTCCATTTTTGCCTTGGTTGCAGATTTCGTTACAGTTAGCTCTCACCGGGGATCGTAGTCCATTGCGGTCTCTATCTGAGTACCGAATCGATCCCCAGACCCACTTGATCTCTGAGGGAGTTCGAGATATGGTGTTAGGAATTCGCTCAGATGATAAATTTGTTGACCCCTTAATAAAAACGCTTATGCCATTGATGGGACTGGTCTGGATGACCTGCTGTTTGAGCGGGTTGCTTGCATACAGCCCAGGATTAGGGAATGCCTCCATTGCCCTGAAAAATCCGCTGTCGCTCGAAGTTTTATCCGGTTTGAGTCATCGGTGGGACCTTCCTCACCGGCTTGTCCGAGGCGGTAATGCCTCGGGGAAAAAGCACCGCCCTCGGTTGAAATTAAAGGGGGCTTCGGGTGAGCATCGGCTGTTTGCTCACCTGGCTCAAATCAGCGATCGCCCGGGAAAACACAGCCCAGGTGACTCCAGAAACAGGCAAATCTTCACAAAAGCGCTCAACTGGGACAATCGCCTTCAAAAGGGACAATGTACTGTTAATCCACCTGTAATGAATTCTAGTCCCAGTAAAGCTTTGGGACAACAAAATTTTCTCTCAACCCCACCGGACTTGCCGGAAAAAGCCACCCTGATTAGCAGTGGCCCTTCCCAGAAGTCGAAAAAATCCACCCCGGGAATGGGACAACTTTTGTCTAATTTCTTCCCTGAAGACTCTTTAGATGTAAAAACCAAACCCAGTCTGGACTCATCCGTTCAGGTGAAAGCTGTCTCCGTTGCCCCTGGTCCCTCTCGCCCCATGACCCGAGTCAATTGGTGGCAGTCTCGGCATCTCTTTGGATTGGGACAAACGGTTTCCTGGTTTTCGGAGAAAAACCCGAAACAGATCGTTTTCACAAACCCCTCAGAATTTCAAGTTTTGGTTCAGGGATACGAGGTTGCTCAATTACCCGATCGCATCCAAGCCGACTTATTCGCTCACCGGATCCAAGAATGGCTACAGCAGGGCGATCGCGATCCGGCACAACTGACCCCCACCACAGTCAACGGCATTAGAGCCATCCAAGGGGGCGATCGCACCTTATTACTCCTATCCGAGGATGTCGTCGAGTCTATCCCCCATAACCAGGACCTGCTCACCGTGGAATGGACCAATAATCTCCGCAAAGCGTTAGGCGCTGAACCCTTACCCATCGCCGAAGCACAAGCGCAGATGTACGGCTTAGTCGAGACCCCCCGGAAACTTCAGGGAACCGCCTCTTGGTACGGCCCTTATTTTCACGGTCGTCTCACCGCCAACGGCGAAACTTATGACCAAGAGGACATGACAGCAGCACATCCCTCCTTACCCTTCGATACCTATCTCAAAGTCAAAAATCTTCAAAATGGCAACATGATCATCGTTCGGATTAACGATCGCGGACCCTATATTCCCCCCCGTAATTTAGACCTCTCCCTCGGTGCCGCCAGGGTTCTAGGCAGTGAAGAAACCGGCGTTATCTCTTATGAGGCCACATTTATGAAACCCACCCCCTCCAAAGCGAAGTGAGTTGTC belongs to Laspinema palackyanum D2c and includes:
- a CDS encoding septal ring lytic transglycosylase RlpA family protein encodes the protein MPLMGLVWMTCCLSGLLAYSPGLGNASIALKNPLSLEVLSGLSHRWDLPHRLVRGGNASGKKHRPRLKLKGASGEHRLFAHLAQISDRPGKHSPGDSRNRQIFTKALNWDNRLQKGQCTVNPPVMNSSPSKALGQQNFLSTPPDLPEKATLISSGPSQKSKKSTPGMGQLLSNFFPEDSLDVKTKPSLDSSVQVKAVSVAPGPSRPMTRVNWWQSRHLFGLGQTVSWFSEKNPKQIVFTNPSEFQVLVQGYEVAQLPDRIQADLFAHRIQEWLQQGDRDPAQLTPTTVNGIRAIQGGDRTLLLLSEDVVESIPHNQDLLTVEWTNNLRKALGAEPLPIAEAQAQMYGLVETPRKLQGTASWYGPYFHGRLTANGETYDQEDMTAAHPSLPFDTYLKVKNLQNGNMIIVRINDRGPYIPPRNLDLSLGAARVLGSEETGVISYEATFMKPTPSKAK